A DNA window from Candidatus Saccharibacteria bacterium oral taxon 955 contains the following coding sequences:
- the rpsR gene encoding 30S ribosomal protein S18 translates to MRKFRKDTPAYFDYKDVKALQRYINSYGQIEPIAKTGLSAKQQRQLAVAIKRARHLALMPFVSQG, encoded by the coding sequence ATGCGAAAATTTAGGAAAGATACACCAGCATACTTTGATTATAAGGATGTCAAAGCACTTCAGCGTTACATAAATAGCTATGGACAGATTGAGCCAATTGCAAAGACTGGTCTGTCAGCAAAGCAACAGCGACAGCTTGCTGTGGCCATTAAGCGCGCTCGTCACCTAGCACTGATGCCGTTTGTCTCACAGGGGTAG
- the efp gene encoding elongation factor P — protein sequence MYQPTDLKKGVICQLEGAPYRVIDYNQKVMGRGGSIVNVKLKNLINGSVIPKTFKGQDKIEVAQVSNREVQYLYNDGSTYFFMDPTSFEQFELSADVVDEAADYLKEGDMLALQMFDDKVINVELPKNLYLEVTYTENVVKGDTTSSVLKDATLETGKVVKVPAFIEVGDIISVDTATGAYRERKK from the coding sequence ATGTATCAGCCAACTGATCTCAAAAAAGGAGTAATTTGCCAGCTAGAGGGTGCGCCGTATCGAGTAATTGACTACAACCAAAAAGTCATGGGTCGTGGCGGTAGTATCGTTAACGTCAAGCTCAAAAACTTGATCAATGGTAGTGTGATCCCGAAAACCTTTAAGGGTCAGGATAAGATTGAGGTGGCGCAGGTCAGTAATCGAGAGGTTCAGTACCTATATAACGATGGATCGACCTACTTCTTTATGGATCCAACGAGCTTTGAGCAGTTTGAGTTATCGGCGGATGTCGTCGATGAGGCGGCAGATTATCTAAAAGAAGGCGACATGCTAGCGCTTCAAATGTTTGACGACAAGGTGATCAATGTCGAGCTACCAAAAAATTTATACCTAGAGGTAACATATACCGAGAATGTGGTAAAAGGTGATACAACGAGTAGTGTTCTAAAGGACGCCACTCTCGAGACTGGCAAGGTTGTAAAAGTACCAGCTTTTATAGAGGTTGGTGATATTATCTCTGTCGACACGGCAACTGGAGCGTATCGCGAACGTAAAAAGTAG
- the ssb gene encoding single-stranded DNA-binding protein, whose product MAKGFNKVILMGNLTRDVEMRTTQSGQTVANFSLAVTRSWRDQSGAQQDQTSFINCVAWGKPGEIIAQYVGKGSPLLVSGRLDQRSYEDKDGNKRQAVEVVVEDFNFVGGGRGGDGSNYSALTSSDSSANKTKDVVIEDIDDKPIDLSEIPF is encoded by the coding sequence ATGGCAAAGGGTTTTAACAAGGTTATCCTGATGGGTAACTTAACGCGAGATGTCGAGATGCGCACCACTCAAAGTGGTCAGACGGTAGCAAACTTTAGTCTCGCAGTTACGCGTAGTTGGCGTGATCAGAGTGGCGCGCAGCAAGACCAGACGAGTTTTATAAACTGTGTGGCCTGGGGAAAGCCAGGCGAAATTATCGCTCAGTATGTTGGTAAGGGTTCGCCACTTCTGGTCAGCGGACGTCTGGACCAGCGTAGCTACGAGGACAAAGACGGCAACAAACGCCAGGCTGTAGAGGTTGTGGTAGAAGACTTCAACTTTGTAGGTGGCGGACGTGGTGGCGATGGCAGTAACTACAGTGCGCTAACATCATCTGATAGCTCAGCAAATAAGACCAAAGATGTTGTCATTGAGGATATTGATGACAAGCCAATAGATTTATCAGAAATACCATTTTAG
- a CDS encoding ACT domain-containing protein, which produces MLVAIQGQSGSFHEQVAKQWYGTSVDILPCTTFSDVFDAYSCGDADAIVAAVENTIYGSINEVYQLIEECDAPIVGEVKLTVDQMLIAQPGAKLSDIKEVYSHPVALSQCRAWLKKHLPQAELIEFFDTAGAVEFIKNEGNKHMSAIAGEQASKLYDTQILARKIQDGQDNITRFLILEPRATDQDASRASLVVTTSHKPGALVEVLQIFADAGVNLAKLQSQPIVGQPWRYKFFIVVDCAGKPLYSLIKQIEESDHQVTLLGEYRSC; this is translated from the coding sequence ATGCTAGTTGCTATCCAAGGCCAATCCGGCTCATTTCACGAACAAGTTGCCAAGCAATGGTATGGTACTTCGGTAGATATACTTCCCTGTACAACATTTAGCGATGTATTTGACGCCTACTCTTGCGGTGACGCCGATGCTATTGTCGCTGCAGTCGAAAACACGATCTACGGCAGTATCAACGAAGTCTACCAGCTAATTGAGGAATGTGATGCTCCCATTGTCGGCGAGGTAAAACTCACCGTCGACCAAATGCTTATCGCACAACCAGGAGCGAAACTATCTGACATAAAAGAGGTATACTCCCACCCTGTAGCCCTATCTCAGTGTCGGGCGTGGCTAAAAAAGCACCTACCCCAAGCCGAATTAATTGAATTTTTTGATACAGCCGGGGCTGTTGAGTTTATAAAAAATGAGGGCAACAAGCATATGTCGGCAATCGCAGGTGAGCAAGCCTCGAAACTTTATGACACGCAGATTCTGGCACGAAAAATCCAAGACGGCCAAGACAATATTACTCGATTTCTAATACTTGAACCACGAGCTACCGACCAGGACGCCTCACGAGCCTCGCTTGTCGTAACAACAAGCCACAAACCGGGTGCTCTAGTCGAGGTACTCCAGATATTTGCAGATGCGGGCGTTAATCTTGCAAAATTACAATCCCAACCAATCGTTGGTCAGCCATGGCGATACAAGTTCTTTATAGTTGTTGACTGCGCTGGAAAACCGCTCTACAGTCTCATCAAACAAATCGAAGAGAGCGACCACCAAGTCACTCTCTTAGGCGAATATCGCTCCTGCTAA
- a CDS encoding DUF87 domain-containing protein, producing MAKKKTTRSRKNSRKQQPVPQHELPNGFWSQVAAITLIAFSILLIVSWFGGGGQFLNWVRDASLDVIGLATYVLPVISIYVAVQVFKVENNKLPAIMKFASLLLIIWFSGLFGLFRQEHKDSTGGVIGDALNGVMTGLVNVPVGVFIYVLLIVITLLFVLRLSFDDVGSMVKRAVGRGEKSEDEANVTVMRKASTADKPMSDFKLNAGVPTLSPEDRKKARLASLKNSVKPDKDAEEKAAMLAVSDPNWKFPNVELLEKKQSPADAGDIQQNAHIIQDTLREFSIDVEMEGANIGPKVTQYTLKPPAGIKLSRITALETNIALNLAASSLRMEAPIPGQKAVGIEVPNKKAADVRIRGILDSPEWRKADEPLSFAVGKDISGLPVVGELNKMPHLLIAGQTGSGKSVMINTLLCSLLYRNAPSDMKLILVDPKQVEMAPYQDIPHLLTPVIVEPEKTISALKWAVNEMERRYSLLAEEKVRDIKSYNEKVKNKTVGVEDEDGNIQQVDEGHMPYIVIVIDELSDLMMVAARDVEALVVRIAQKARAVGIHLVLATQRPSVDVITGLIKANIPARIAFTVASQVDSRTILDQAGAEKLLGQGDMLMKTAAMPKPKRIQGAWVMDSEVNKITDHLRIQSAPHYNDEIVSQPVQLNGKGGVVMNFDHEGGDDMFKDAVRVVLESRKASTSLLQRKLRVGYARAARIVEEMEEQGIIGPADGARPREVLIHSMDDLDGESSVGADD from the coding sequence ATGGCAAAAAAGAAAACTACCCGTTCCCGAAAAAACTCTCGCAAACAACAGCCTGTACCGCAGCATGAATTGCCAAATGGCTTTTGGTCGCAGGTTGCAGCTATTACTTTAATCGCATTTTCGATTCTGCTTATTGTGTCTTGGTTTGGTGGTGGCGGTCAATTTCTCAATTGGGTGCGCGATGCGTCGCTAGATGTGATCGGTTTGGCTACTTACGTACTACCCGTCATTAGTATTTATGTTGCCGTCCAGGTGTTTAAGGTAGAAAATAACAAGCTACCAGCCATCATGAAATTTGCTTCGCTTTTGTTGATAATTTGGTTTAGTGGGTTGTTTGGTCTATTTCGTCAGGAACACAAAGATTCAACAGGGGGTGTGATTGGAGACGCGCTAAATGGCGTCATGACGGGCCTTGTGAATGTACCAGTTGGTGTGTTTATCTATGTGCTACTAATTGTGATTACATTACTGTTCGTGCTGCGTCTTTCGTTTGATGATGTAGGGTCGATGGTAAAGCGTGCGGTTGGTCGTGGTGAAAAATCTGAAGATGAGGCAAATGTAACGGTGATGCGTAAGGCTTCTACAGCAGATAAGCCGATGAGTGATTTTAAACTTAATGCTGGTGTGCCTACGTTGAGTCCTGAAGATCGCAAAAAAGCTCGTCTTGCTAGTCTCAAAAATAGCGTTAAGCCAGATAAAGACGCTGAGGAGAAGGCTGCAATGTTAGCGGTTAGCGATCCAAACTGGAAGTTTCCAAACGTTGAACTACTTGAGAAGAAGCAGTCGCCAGCTGACGCGGGTGATATTCAGCAGAACGCACATATTATCCAGGATACGTTGCGTGAGTTTAGTATTGATGTGGAGATGGAGGGGGCGAATATTGGCCCAAAAGTGACACAATATACGCTTAAACCGCCAGCCGGTATCAAGCTGAGTCGTATAACTGCTCTCGAGACAAATATTGCACTTAACTTGGCGGCTAGTTCGCTTCGTATGGAAGCGCCAATTCCGGGTCAAAAAGCAGTTGGTATAGAGGTGCCAAATAAAAAAGCGGCTGATGTACGTATTCGAGGTATCCTAGACTCACCAGAGTGGCGTAAGGCTGATGAGCCGTTGTCTTTCGCAGTAGGTAAGGACATTTCGGGTCTACCGGTAGTCGGTGAGCTCAACAAGATGCCACACCTATTGATAGCTGGTCAGACTGGCTCTGGTAAGTCGGTGATGATCAACACCTTACTCTGTAGTTTGTTGTACCGCAATGCGCCAAGCGACATGAAGCTTATCCTTGTTGACCCAAAGCAGGTTGAGATGGCGCCGTATCAGGATATTCCGCACCTGTTGACGCCTGTGATTGTCGAGCCTGAAAAAACTATCAGTGCGCTGAAATGGGCGGTCAATGAGATGGAGCGTCGTTATAGCTTGCTCGCTGAAGAAAAGGTACGCGATATCAAGAGTTACAACGAAAAGGTCAAGAACAAGACAGTCGGTGTCGAGGATGAAGACGGCAATATCCAGCAGGTTGATGAGGGGCATATGCCGTACATCGTAATTGTTATCGATGAGCTATCTGATCTGATGATGGTCGCTGCCCGTGATGTTGAGGCCTTGGTTGTGCGTATTGCGCAGAAAGCGCGCGCGGTGGGTATTCACCTGGTGCTTGCGACCCAGCGCCCGTCGGTTGATGTTATTACTGGTTTGATTAAGGCAAATATTCCGGCGCGCATAGCCTTTACGGTGGCTTCACAGGTCGACTCGAGGACAATTCTCGACCAGGCGGGTGCGGAAAAATTGCTCGGTCAAGGTGATATGCTCATGAAAACGGCAGCTATGCCGAAACCAAAGCGTATTCAGGGTGCATGGGTTATGGACAGTGAGGTCAACAAAATTACCGATCATCTCCGTATACAGTCTGCGCCACACTATAATGACGAGATTGTTAGCCAGCCAGTTCAATTGAACGGTAAGGGCGGGGTTGTAATGAATTTTGACCACGAGGGTGGCGATGATATGTTCAAAGACGCAGTTAGGGTGGTGCTCGAGAGTCGCAAGGCGTCGACTAGTCTGCTTCAGCGTAAGCTGCGTGTCGGATACGCTCGGGCGGCTCGAATTGTCGAGGAGATGGAGGAGCAGGGGATCATCGGTCCAGCAGATGGCGCTCGCCCACGAGAGGTGTTGATTCACAGTATGGACGATCTCGATGGGGAGTCATCTGTAGGTGCAGATGATTAG
- the rpsF gene encoding 30S ribosomal protein S6, whose translation MKEYELTVLIHPDLEADLETPLDKVRKLVKDNGGEIVSEDNWGKKRLAYRIKGEDFAVYVAMDVKLPAEAPLKISNMLNITDDVIRYLLVKVDEKGRALLADAKKRADESADADDETSED comes from the coding sequence ATGAAGGAATATGAGCTAACCGTTCTTATTCATCCTGATCTAGAGGCAGATCTAGAGACGCCACTAGATAAAGTACGTAAACTAGTCAAAGACAACGGCGGCGAGATCGTCTCGGAGGATAATTGGGGCAAGAAGCGCCTCGCTTATCGTATAAAAGGTGAGGATTTCGCTGTTTATGTTGCGATGGACGTAAAGTTACCAGCTGAAGCGCCCCTCAAGATTAGTAATATGCTAAATATCACCGACGACGTAATTCGCTACCTGCTTGTCAAGGTAGATGAAAAGGGTCGTGCACTCTTGGCTGATGCAAAGAAGCGGGCGGACGAGAGCGCGGACGCTGACGATGAAACGTCAGAAGACTAA
- a CDS encoding RNase J family beta-CASP ribonuclease, translating to MGQRRLAKPQADDASKRPSQTKQKSNNTVLNATTTRKGEVFRAQRRTSEGVNMQASQHIINVPVNKSRYNGYDGRQFSLADQPKKPRAPRPTLKIIPIGGVGEMGIGKNMTAIEYDNDIMIIDMGFLFPGADYPGINYITPDITWLEENKHRIRGHVFTHGHLDHIGAFRHLIPKIPAPVYASKFTLGMLQRTMEETDGSFEPDYRELNPEAHDIVQICDSFSIELVRVNHSIPDSTAVVVRTPVGNILSSGDWRIEENPVDGKKFDFPRITEIQQKEGFLVFLNESTNCESDGTHTHGEFDIQHSMGEVMDKFPNSRVIISSFSSQLHRMQLILEEAQRHGRKVAFAGYSMIQNLEVALRTGAIKVPKDTVVKMEDIVKLPDSKITIVCTGSQGEFSAVLNRMASGAHKFIKIKSSDVVVFSSNPIPGNEKYVVRTVDGLMREGGEIIQNGKTHLTGIGPLHLSGHGYYDDHIRLINAVNPTYYIPNHGEFHMLVHNAELAEKECGIPRKNIFVCDAGDVIEFDHEGGKKIGRVQAGGVMYDDAGEVVSEVVLKDRIHMSQEGMFVVVLTVQRGTGRLLTSPDIISRGFIYLRDSEELMGMIRAYLKQKAARSFGGKYDIEVIKKEIKDEVTHILYDQTRRTPIVIPVINEIGVLSRQQKGGHAQKQNKSEQVEAPLMPAPSNRKFPRKQIPDTEVVEPRIKFGGRSY from the coding sequence ATGGGACAACGACGTCTCGCGAAGCCGCAGGCCGATGATGCCAGCAAACGGCCTAGTCAAACTAAGCAAAAGTCTAACAACACCGTGCTAAACGCGACAACAACACGTAAAGGTGAAGTTTTTCGCGCGCAGCGTCGCACTAGTGAAGGTGTTAATATGCAGGCGAGTCAGCATATCATAAATGTACCAGTCAATAAGTCGCGCTATAACGGCTATGATGGTCGACAATTTAGTCTAGCGGATCAGCCAAAGAAGCCACGTGCACCACGCCCAACGCTCAAAATCATTCCGATAGGTGGTGTTGGTGAGATGGGTATCGGTAAAAACATGACGGCAATCGAATACGATAATGACATCATGATAATCGATATGGGCTTTTTATTTCCAGGTGCGGATTACCCGGGTATCAACTATATTACTCCTGATATAACCTGGCTCGAGGAGAATAAGCATCGGATCCGTGGCCACGTATTTACTCACGGACACCTAGACCATATTGGTGCTTTCCGCCATCTGATTCCGAAGATTCCAGCGCCAGTCTACGCATCGAAGTTTACACTTGGTATGCTACAGCGAACTATGGAGGAGACGGACGGTAGTTTTGAGCCTGACTATCGTGAGCTCAACCCTGAGGCACATGATATTGTACAAATTTGTGATTCATTTAGCATAGAGCTGGTTCGAGTTAACCATTCAATTCCAGACTCCACGGCGGTAGTTGTCCGTACGCCAGTTGGCAATATCCTCAGCTCGGGTGACTGGCGTATCGAGGAGAATCCAGTTGATGGCAAGAAATTTGATTTTCCGCGCATCACAGAGATTCAGCAAAAAGAAGGTTTCTTGGTGTTCCTCAACGAATCAACCAACTGTGAGTCCGATGGCACACACACCCACGGTGAGTTTGATATTCAGCACTCAATGGGCGAGGTTATGGACAAGTTTCCGAACTCGCGCGTCATCATCTCGAGCTTTTCGAGCCAACTTCATCGTATGCAGTTAATTCTCGAGGAGGCTCAGCGTCATGGTCGTAAGGTTGCTTTTGCGGGCTATAGTATGATCCAAAACCTTGAGGTCGCTTTACGTACAGGCGCGATCAAGGTGCCAAAAGATACTGTTGTGAAGATGGAGGATATAGTCAAACTACCAGATAGCAAGATTACAATTGTCTGTACTGGTAGCCAGGGTGAGTTTTCGGCGGTCCTGAATCGTATGGCTTCTGGTGCGCATAAATTTATCAAGATCAAGAGTAGTGATGTTGTTGTATTTAGTAGTAATCCGATTCCAGGTAACGAAAAATACGTTGTTCGCACCGTTGATGGCTTGATGCGTGAGGGTGGTGAGATTATCCAAAATGGTAAAACACACCTAACGGGGATTGGCCCGCTTCATCTGTCGGGACATGGATACTATGATGATCACATTCGTCTGATCAACGCCGTTAATCCGACATACTATATCCCAAACCATGGTGAATTTCACATGCTTGTTCATAACGCTGAGTTGGCTGAGAAAGAGTGCGGTATACCACGTAAAAATATTTTTGTCTGTGACGCTGGTGATGTTATCGAGTTTGATCACGAGGGTGGAAAAAAGATTGGACGCGTTCAAGCCGGTGGCGTGATGTATGATGATGCTGGTGAAGTTGTCAGCGAGGTTGTTCTAAAGGATCGTATCCATATGAGCCAAGAGGGAATGTTTGTGGTTGTCTTGACTGTACAGCGGGGAACTGGCCGTCTGTTGACAAGTCCAGATATTATCTCGCGTGGTTTTATTTATCTACGTGATAGCGAAGAGTTGATGGGTATGATTCGCGCTTACCTCAAACAAAAGGCGGCACGCAGTTTTGGTGGTAAGTATGATATAGAGGTGATCAAAAAAGAGATCAAAGACGAAGTCACTCATATCCTTTACGACCAAACGCGTCGTACACCAATTGTTATCCCAGTGATCAATGAAATTGGTGTTTTGTCTCGGCAGCAAAAGGGCGGACATGCTCAAAAGCAAAATAAGTCCGAACAGGTAGAGGCGCCACTGATGCCAGCACCGTCAAATCGTAAATTTCCGCGTAAGCAAATTCCTGACACAGAAGTGGTCGAGCCACGTATCAAGTTTGGTGGTCGTAGCTACTAG
- the pilM gene encoding type IV pilus assembly protein PilM, which produces MNIFKGMGDFFALDIGTNAIRVVQLKKAGNGWALDHYGYAPIDSKLTSSDSEEARRKVGEVIMTAVGQSGIKSKNVVIGLPSSKTFTTIIDVPMASDAELRATMKYQIEQYIPMSIEDAKVDWALLGGSLRAQNQQEVLLSSVSRTYSEERLELVEALGFNVIAAEPDPIAMVRALTSPGMAGAVLQLDMGESSTDIAIVYGDSPRLIRTIPTGINSLVKATVSNLNVQEDQARQFILKFGLASDRLEGQVLRALETTLDSFAAEITKSIKFFETRYPSVSIDGVFLAGFAATIPQFDSYLAGKVSKPVHVADPWQSIQMSENDRKQLSPVATEFATVIGLAKRSVE; this is translated from the coding sequence ATGAATATATTCAAAGGGATGGGCGACTTCTTTGCACTGGACATCGGGACGAACGCGATCCGTGTCGTGCAGCTCAAAAAAGCTGGTAATGGGTGGGCACTCGACCACTACGGCTATGCCCCTATAGATAGTAAACTTACGAGTAGCGACTCCGAAGAGGCACGACGTAAGGTCGGTGAAGTGATCATGACTGCTGTTGGTCAGAGTGGTATTAAGTCAAAAAACGTAGTAATTGGTCTTCCGTCAAGCAAGACTTTCACCACGATTATTGACGTTCCTATGGCGTCGGATGCTGAGCTGAGGGCAACCATGAAGTACCAGATCGAACAGTACATCCCTATGTCGATCGAAGACGCTAAGGTAGATTGGGCATTGCTTGGAGGTTCTCTACGGGCCCAAAATCAGCAGGAGGTGCTACTCTCGAGTGTCTCTAGGACATACAGCGAGGAAAGGCTTGAGTTAGTTGAGGCGCTTGGGTTTAATGTTATTGCCGCAGAGCCAGATCCCATCGCAATGGTGCGCGCACTTACGTCTCCTGGTATGGCCGGCGCTGTACTGCAACTTGATATGGGTGAGTCGTCAACGGATATAGCGATCGTCTACGGAGACTCGCCACGTCTTATCCGTACAATCCCAACGGGAATCAACTCGCTAGTCAAGGCTACGGTTTCGAACCTCAACGTTCAGGAAGATCAGGCGCGTCAGTTTATCCTAAAGTTTGGTTTAGCCTCAGATCGCCTAGAAGGGCAGGTTCTGCGTGCATTAGAGACGACACTTGATAGTTTTGCTGCCGAGATTACAAAATCGATTAAGTTCTTTGAGACGCGCTACCCAAGTGTCTCGATTGACGGTGTATTTTTGGCGGGGTTTGCTGCTACGATACCGCAATTTGACAGTTATCTAGCTGGTAAAGTCAGCAAGCCAGTCCACGTAGCTGATCCATGGCAGAGTATTCAGATGTCTGAAAACGATAGGAAGCAGCTTAGTCCAGTAGCCACTGAGTTTGCGACCGTAATTGGTCTTGCAAAAAGGAGTGTGGAATAA
- the ychF gene encoding redox-regulated ATPase YchF: MSLSIGIVGLPNVGKSTLFNALTHNDILAANYPFATIEPNTGIVPVPDERLSVLAKMFNSEKITSATVTFVDIAGLVAGASQGEGLGNKFLANIRQCDAIIHIVRAFESDDIVHVENNIDPKRDIEIINTELILADLQTIETRLAKLQKEAKANPKAKLALESLSELKQDLESGTPVNLSKKVVQEHISDLHLLTAKPVIYVFNVNEETLVNEERKRELKALASESHALFICAQLEDELKGLNPSDAMELLESYDIDEPGLTQMIHAAYDILGLQSYLTAGQKEVRAWTIRKGATAPQAAGVIHTDFERGFIAAQVVDYYDLVTAGSESAAKAAGKVRTEGKDYVMQPNDVVEFRFNVSK, encoded by the coding sequence ATGAGTTTAAGTATCGGAATCGTCGGCCTGCCAAATGTCGGCAAATCAACCCTATTCAACGCCCTGACACACAATGATATCCTTGCCGCTAACTATCCATTTGCGACTATCGAACCAAATACTGGCATTGTACCGGTTCCAGACGAACGATTATCGGTACTAGCAAAAATGTTCAATAGCGAAAAAATCACCTCCGCGACCGTTACTTTTGTGGATATCGCAGGCCTTGTTGCTGGTGCAAGCCAGGGCGAAGGCTTGGGTAATAAGTTTCTCGCGAACATTCGTCAATGTGATGCAATTATTCATATCGTTCGTGCATTTGAAAGTGATGATATCGTTCATGTAGAAAATAATATAGATCCAAAACGCGATATAGAAATTATAAACACCGAGCTTATTCTAGCCGACCTCCAGACGATCGAAACACGTCTAGCCAAACTTCAAAAAGAAGCAAAAGCTAACCCAAAAGCCAAGTTAGCACTTGAAAGCTTGTCTGAACTAAAGCAAGATCTAGAATCAGGCACCCCTGTAAATTTGAGTAAAAAAGTTGTTCAGGAGCATATATCAGACCTCCACCTCTTGACCGCAAAACCAGTCATCTATGTATTCAACGTAAATGAAGAAACTCTCGTAAACGAAGAGCGTAAACGAGAACTAAAAGCACTTGCTAGCGAATCTCACGCTCTCTTTATTTGTGCACAGCTCGAAGACGAACTAAAGGGATTAAATCCAAGCGACGCGATGGAGCTATTAGAAAGCTACGATATAGACGAGCCTGGACTGACTCAGATGATCCACGCTGCCTACGATATTCTGGGGCTCCAGAGCTACCTGACCGCTGGACAAAAAGAAGTTCGCGCCTGGACTATTCGCAAGGGCGCCACTGCCCCGCAGGCTGCTGGAGTTATACACACAGACTTTGAGAGAGGGTTTATCGCCGCGCAGGTCGTTGATTATTATGATCTGGTCACTGCAGGTTCAGAGTCAGCCGCAAAAGCTGCCGGTAAAGTCCGCACAGAGGGAAAAGATTACGTCATGCAACCAAACGACGTTGTAGAGTTCCGATTTAACGTCAGCAAGTAA
- a CDS encoding TlyA family rRNA (cytidine-2'-O)-methyltransferase, whose protein sequence is MKQRLDKLMAERGLVRTRSEAESWIRLGRVRVNGVVISKAGAFVSDGAAIVLDAPERYVSRAGLKLASVARLLKLDFTDKIVLDAGSSTGGFTDYALQHGAKRVYAVDVGTDQLHPALRNDKRIELYEKTDIRQFTPKDTPDIVVIDVSFISLRDILPHIATIIDRHTIVVAMVKPQFEARRGQLGSSGVVKNDTVRRQIIRDFEVWSKKYFVITDKADSAVAGASGNRERFYRLGLASFR, encoded by the coding sequence ATGAAACAACGTCTCGATAAGTTGATGGCGGAGCGTGGACTGGTGCGGACACGAAGCGAGGCCGAGAGCTGGATTCGGCTTGGTCGAGTAAGGGTGAACGGTGTCGTGATTAGCAAGGCGGGAGCGTTTGTCTCTGACGGTGCGGCTATTGTACTTGATGCGCCCGAGCGATATGTTAGTCGAGCGGGACTGAAGCTGGCTAGTGTCGCACGCTTGTTGAAGCTTGATTTTACAGATAAAATCGTCCTGGATGCGGGGTCGAGTACGGGCGGTTTTACTGATTATGCATTACAACACGGCGCCAAGAGAGTGTATGCAGTTGATGTAGGCACCGATCAGCTACACCCAGCTCTCAGGAACGATAAGCGGATTGAACTATACGAAAAGACCGATATTAGACAATTTACCCCCAAAGATACGCCAGACATTGTCGTGATAGACGTATCGTTTATTAGTTTGCGTGATATTTTGCCACACATTGCCACAATTATTGATAGACATACCATAGTTGTAGCGATGGTGAAGCCGCAGTTTGAGGCTCGTCGAGGTCAGCTTGGTAGTAGCGGTGTGGTCAAAAATGACACAGTGAGGCGGCAGATTATTCGTGATTTTGAAGTTTGGTCGAAGAAGTATTTTGTGATCACTGATAAAGCTGATAGCGCGGTTGCTGGGGCGAGTGGTAATCGGGAGCGATTTTATAGATTAGGACTTGCAAGTTTTCGCTAA
- a CDS encoding uracil-DNA glycosylase, protein MTKYDEMEALRRKMIDLDVCPELRSQATQLVMGDGSLDADIVFIGEAPGKSEDEQGLPFVGAAGKFLDHMLSEAGMKRDDVYITNIVKYRPPNNRDPLNDEKAVFWPYLLKQLQIINPKVVVTLGRHSMEYFLPGKRISQIHGQPKRIQFGDRPLVVVPLYHPAAALYNGSMREILIEDFVRMPEIIAQIDR, encoded by the coding sequence ATGACAAAATATGACGAGATGGAAGCGCTTAGGCGTAAAATGATCGACCTAGATGTGTGCCCTGAATTACGCTCTCAGGCTACTCAACTTGTGATGGGTGATGGTAGTCTTGATGCTGATATTGTATTTATTGGTGAGGCGCCAGGCAAAAGTGAGGATGAGCAGGGATTGCCATTTGTAGGTGCGGCTGGTAAGTTTCTCGATCATATGCTATCTGAGGCGGGTATGAAGCGCGATGATGTCTATATCACAAATATAGTAAAATATCGTCCACCAAATAACCGTGATCCGCTGAATGATGAAAAGGCGGTATTTTGGCCCTACTTGCTCAAGCAGTTGCAGATTATCAACCCAAAGGTAGTCGTAACGCTTGGACGCCACAGTATGGAGTATTTTTTGCCAGGTAAGCGTATCAGTCAGATTCATGGTCAGCCAAAACGGATTCAATTTGGGGATCGTCCACTGGTTGTTGTGCCGCTATATCATCCGGCTGCCGCACTTTATAACGGTAGCATGCGTGAAATCCTGATCGAAGATTTTGTACGAATGCCGGAAATAATTGCTCAGATTGACAGATAG